The following nucleotide sequence is from Candidatus Krumholzibacteriia bacterium.
AGCCCATGGAGTGATAGAGCAGCTTGGCAGGCGTGTTGCTCACACGCACCTCCAGGGTGACCATGCGGCAGTTGGCCGCCCGCGCCAGGTCCAGCACGTGCACCAGCAGCCGCCGCGCGAATCCGCGCCGCTGAAACTCCGGCACCACCGCCAGGTTGAGAACGTGGACCTCGTCGCGCATCAGCCACGCCACCACATACGCCACCACCGCGCCGTCCACGAGGCCGGCGAAGGAGCGCGACAGCCACTTCTCCTCCACCTCCTGCAGGAACATTCCCTCGGTCCACGGCGCGGGAAACAGGCGGCGTTCGATTTCCAGCACGTGCGGGATGTGCGCGAGCGAGAGCGGCTCGATGACCAGTTCACCCACGGTCGCCACCACCGTCGCGGCCGTGCCGGCGCAGGCGCACGCGTTCCGCCCCGCTGGGCCGCACGTAGAGCGGCTCGAGCCGGCGCACCGCCGCCTCGACCAGCGCGGGCATGGCCGGCGCGATACCGGCGAGAAACGCCGTGTCGGGGAGGTTGCCGGAGTCGGGGGCAAACACGGCGCCGGGAAAACGAGCGGCGATCTCCGCGCGTGCCGCCACCGTACCGCTGCCGACGAATGCGTCCGGTGCAACGGTGAGTGCGTCGAAGAACGCGGACGGCGCGAGTGCGCACGGGGCCACCACCACGCGGGTGGCGGCGGCGTCTTCCCTGTGTTCCGTTCCCGCCGCGCGTTCGTACACCGCGGCGTACACCTCGCCGCGGCGCGCGTCGATCATGGCGCACACGCACCCGTGCGATTCCAGCAGTGGAAGCGCCAGCAGGCGCAGCGAGTCGATGGGAACGATGTCCGCCCCGCCCGCGGCGTGCAGCCCCTTCGCGAAAGACAACCCAATGCGAAGCCCGGTGAAACTGCCCGGCCCCACCACCACCGCCACCCGCGCCACGTCACGCGGCGTGAGCGAGGCATCCGCGAGCAGCTTTTCCACCGCGTGCGCCAGCGCCACCAGGTGTGAGGACGGCCGCGCAAAGCGCTCCGTGCCCAGGTGGGCGCCGTCGCGCGCCAGCGATACCGCCCCGGTGGGGTGTGAGGTGTCGACGGCCAGCGTTACCATGGGATGCCGCCGATCTGTTCCGCCGCCTGCGCGGTGGCGGCCACCGTGATGACGCGCACCTGCTCGCCATCCGGCTGGATGCGGATCTCCACGTCGGCGGCCGCCAGCAGCGCCGGCGAGCGCTCGCCCCATTCCGCCAGCACCACGGTGGTGTCGTCGTCGGCCAGGTCGAACACGCCGATCTCCTCCAGCTCGCGCTCGTGCTCGAGGCGGTAGAGGTCCACGTGCGCGATGGAGAGGCGTCCTTCCAGCATCTCCATCAGAATGAAGGTGGGACTCACCACCGGCCCTTCCACACCCAGGCCGCGGCACACGCCGCGCACCAGCACCGTCTTGCCCGCGCCCAGCGGGCCGCTGATGCACACCGCGAGGCCGCGGCGGATGCGCTCACCGAGGGCGGCGCCGAAGCGTTCGGTCTCGCCGTCCGTCCGGGTGCGCAGCGTATACAGGGTGGTTCGCCGCATGGTGACGCGCGGCGGTCAGCGCGGGGTCAGCGTGAGGCAGGGCAGGACCATTTCCTCGAGCGACACGCCGCCGTGCTGAAAACTTCCTTCGTACGCCTTCTCGTAGTCGCGGAAGTTGGTGGGGTAGACGAAGTAGTAGTACTCCTTGGCGAACACGTAGGACTTGGTGCGCGACTCCGACGGCAAGCGGAACTCGCCGGGCCTGCGCGTCATGATGGCCTGGCGCTCGTCGCACTTGAGGTTGTCGCCGTACTTGTAGCGCAGGTTGGTGGACGTGTCGCGGCGGCCGTACACCAGGCTCGCCTTGCGCCCGAGAATGGAGCCGTGGTCGGTGGTGAGCACCACCTTGATGCCGGCGCGCGCGAGGTCGGTGAGGATTTCGCGCAGCACCGAGTGCGAGAACCACGAGCGCATGAGGGAGCGGAACGCCGCCTCGTCCGGCAGCAGCTGCTGCAGGATCTCCGACTGGTTGCGGCCGTGGGTGAGGATGTCGACGAAGTTGAACACCAGCGCCACGAACTGCGAGTTCATGAGGCTCGCCACCTTCTTGCGCGTCTCGGCGGCCTCGGCGGCGGTGAAGATCTTGACGTAGCGCAGCTTGCTCTCGTCCATGCGCATGCGCTTCATCTGCTCGCCCAGGAAGTACGCCTCGTACTTGTTCTTGCTGGTCTCCTCGGTGCTGCGCTCCAGCCACTTGTCCGGGAAGCGCCGCGCGATGTCGTCCGGGAACAGGCCGCTGAAAATTGCGTTGCGCGAATACGGCGTGGCGGTGGGCAGGATGGAGCAGTAGAAGTCCCACTTCACGTCGAACGACTCGCCCAGGAACTCCTCGATGACCATCCACTGGTCGAGGCGCACGCAATCGATGAGAATAAAGAACACATTCTCCCCCGCCTGCAGGTGCGGCGCGATGAACCGGGGAAAGATGTCCGGGCTCATGGTGGGGCGCTTTTCCGACGCCACCCAGTCGCGGTAGTTGTCCTCCACGAAACGGCCGAAGTGCTGCGCGCACTGCAGGCGCTGGTCATCGTGGGTGGACTCCAGCCCGGTGCGGCGGTACTGGTCGAACTCGCGGTCCCACGCGCACAGGCGGCGGTGGATGCGCAGCCACGCGTCCCACGTGTTCTCCTGCACCATGGTGCCGATCTCGCCGAACTCGCGGATGTAGTCGGGCGAGAAGCGCTCCTCCTGGATGCGCGGCGCGTCGAGGATGCGCTTGCACGCGGAGTAGATCTGCAGCGGGCTGACGGGCTTCAAGAGGTAGTCGTCGATCTTGAGGCCGAACGCGTTGTCCATGAGGCGTTCTTCCTCGTTCTTGGTGATCATGACCACGGGCAGGCCCGGGTCGGACTCCTTGATCTCCACCAGCGTGTCGAGCCCGCCGCGGCCGGGCATGGACTCGTCCAGCAGCATGATGTCGAACTTGCCCCCGCGCACCAGGGTGAGCGCGTCGGCGCCGTTGGTGGCGGTTTCGACCTGGTAGCCCTTGTCGCGAAGAAAGAGGACGTGCGACTTGAGGAGTTCGATCTCGTCGTCAACCCACAGAATGCGTTTGTTCATTGCAGGGAGTATACGCGCCCGCGGGCGCGGGGAGCAAGCGCGGGAGGGCCGCCGGAGGCGCTATTCGCGGTACAGGGCCTTCACGCCACCCCAGGTGGTCTGCCGGGTGGGGACGACGCACCACGGCGGGCAGCTACCGTCGGGGTTCACGTAGAGGCGGCCACGCGTGGGCGCGGGAAATGAATCAAAATAGCAGTTCTGCACGAGAATGCCCCACTGGACGTAGTCCGGGTGCGCAACCACCTGGAGATAGCTGCACGGCGCCGATGTTCCGGACCCGGCATACGTCACGGTGGCGAGCACGGCACTGCCCACGAAGCAAGTCGTATACGCGAAGCTGATTCCGCCTTGCGTGTCTCCGAGGACAAGGAAAGGTGGCGTAATGACTTCGGTGACATACGTCCCGGCAAATCCATCGCTTGCCGCGAGCCGAAAATCGACTCCGACTATTCCATACATGTCTTCGTGGAGCACATACACGTTGAACGTGCGCGGCGCGTCGTCGAGCAAGGTGCACGATGCCCCCGACGCATCCGCGTAGACGGTGACGTAGCCGTACGATTGCGCGGCGGCGGGGTCGCTTGCGATGGCGGCCAGGAGAACTGAGAACGCGAACGCGCAGGCGTAGAGGACGGGGATCGGTTGCGGCCGGGGGTGGAGACGCATCGGTGAACCTCCTCCGGGATTTCGGGACGCTGATACTGTACCACAGCCGCCACGGCCGCGTCACGCGCGCGGCCAGTACCTCCGCATCACCTGCTCGCCGAGGGTGTGTTCGGCGGCGAGGCGGTTGTGGGCCGCACAGAGAAGCCTAAGGTTCGACGTGTCGTGTGTGCCCCCGGCGGCCCACGGGCGCACATGATCAATTTGCAGGCCGTGCCGTGCCTGGCAACGCGTGCTGTCCGGTCCCACGTACGTGCATTGTCCTTCGTCTCGTGTGAAGACCTCATCACGAGTACTCGCCGGGATATGGCGTGATGTGTCACTGCGTTCATGTCTGCCGTCGGCGCCGACGGTCGGAGATTTGCCACTTGCGGCAGCGGCACGTTTCTTCTCGCGGCGGCGTTGACGCGCGGCTGGACTGTGGCGCTCGATGAACTCGTTGAGCAAGACCGCCAGCGCCTTGGCGAAGCCGGCATCAGGATGGCTGTGTGAGAGCAACATCTTCGCCTCTTCATATTGCTGCATGAGTTCCTCGCTCGCGAGGAACTGCACAAACATCTTCTGCTCAGACACCACCCAGCTCCCATTGGCGCGGCCGGACGGATGCGGCATGGCGCGATCGATTTCCCGGTCGAACAGCACCTGGTCAACGTTCGATGGCGTCACCAGCGCCCGCACGGGTTCGATACGCTCTTCCGGGATGGCCAGCGGCGCCCCGTACTCAGCCACGACGCGCCTTACCTGCCGGTAGGTCCGTCCGCGCACCCGCGCGACCACGGCGCCGTGGTTGTCTTCCGTGAGGACCGGCTCGATGAGGGCGATGGTCCCCAGGTCCAGCTCTCCGCTTTCCAGCAGGGGCAGCACCGACGAAAACTCCTTGATGCAGCGCGCGGCGCGGATGCGCCGGCAGGCCGACGGGCTCGAGTACTCCAGGCCGCGCGTGCAGTAGTCGTGCAGCGAGCTGAAGCCGAGTTCGAGGTAGAGCTTGCGGCGTGAGATCTCATTCAGGTGATGCAGCAGTTGAACGGTGGCGGCGCGTTCGTCGCGGGCGAGCCGCTCGGTGCATGCGGCGAGGTCGCGATCGCTCAGGGCACGTAGCCCGGCGGCGGGATCATGATTCGTAATGGTATGCACAGCAGAACCTCCATGTGGCTCGGGTCATCGTCGGGAGGAGACTTCTGTTGTGTGCAATATAACAGGGGTGTTCTTGACGCGCTCACGAAGCGCGAGAAACGAGAACACAGACCATGAATGCGAAAAACATTCAGCGCATGAAAGCCCGTGCGAGCAGGCAGGAGATTGCGCCCTGGAACATGTCGGCGGCGTGTGTGTTGCGGGCAGGAACGTGCACACGAAAAGCCGTCAAGAGACTTCTTCGTGTGAAATGATTTTCTAGCAGGGCAGGCGACACGGCGCAGCTGCATTCAACGCCGGCCAAGACCGCGCGCAAGCAACGTTCACGCCGCCGGCAGGCGTACCGAGAAGGTGGTGCCCTTGCCGGCGCGCGATTCCACCAGCTTGATGCTCCCGGCGTGGTACTCCTCCACGATGCGGCGCGTGAGCGCGAGACCCAGGCCCCAGCCGCGGCGCTTGGTGCTGAAACCGGGGCGGAAGATCTGGTCCTTGAGCGCGCCCGGGATGCCGCGCCCGGAATCCTGCACCAGCACTTCAACGTTGGATCCGTCGCGGCGCGCGTTGATGGCGATCGTCCCCCCCGCCTCACCCAGCGCGTCGACGGCATTCTTGATGAGGTTCTCGAACACCCACTCCAGCAGTTCCTCGTTGCCGAGCACGCGCAGGCCGGGCTCGCACGTGAGCGTGATGCCCGAGTTCGCGCGCAGGCTGGGCAGCCGCTTCTCGAAGTACGCCACCGTGCGCGCCAGCGGAGACTCGATGAGAATGTTGGCGCGCTCCGGCGCCGCCCCGATCTTGCTGAAGCGTTCCGTCACCTTGTTGAGGCGTCCCAGGTCCACTTCCATCTCGTCCACGTAGCCGCGGATGTCGTCGTAGCCCTTCTCGCTGGCGCGGTCGCGGATCACCTGCACCCATCCCAGCATGGCGGAGAGTGGCGTGCCCAGCTGGTGCGCGGTCTCCTTGGCGAGCCCCACCCAGATGGAACGCTGCTCGCTGAGCTTCAGGTAGCGCAGACCCTGGATGGCGACGGCCATGAACACCAGGAAGATGCCCAGCAGCACGAAGGGCATGTAGCGCAGCTCACGCTGCAGGGGCGAGGGACCGTAGTGCACCCAGCCGGTGGGCACGTCGCCCGCGCCCGCCACCTGGATGGGAATGGGCGCGTTCTGCTTGTCGTACTCGCGATACAGATCCACCAGCCTGCGCAACTTGGGCGTGGGCGGGTTGTCCACGTCCATGTTGGCCAGCATCTCGAAGTCCTCCTCGGTGCGCTCGTCCACCGGGACGCCGGACCACAGGATGGGCCGTCCCTCGAAGATGGTGATGATGATGGGCAGGTCGCTCTCCTGCAGCACCGCGCGCAGGTTGGCCAGGCTGCCGTCGTCGGCCACCTCGAAGATGACGTTCTCCAGGTAGCGCGAGAACAGCCGGCTGGTGGCCTCGGAGTTCTCGCGCATGCGCGCGATGAGGTGGTTGGAGTAGATGAGCATGGCCAGGAAGAGAACGGCCACGCCGATGAAGAGGTATCCCTTCAGCCAGAACCGAATGTTGCCGGCGGGCGCGGACGCCATGGCGTCAGCCGAGGTACTCCCTGCCCCGCATGTAGGGACGGAGCCGCGCCGGAATGCGCACGCGCCCCGTCGGTGTCTGATGCACTTCCAGCAGCGACGCCACCACGCGCGGGAGCGCGAGGCCGGAGCCGTTGAGGGTGTGCACGAACTTGTGTTTGTCGGTGTCCGCCTTCTTGATGCGGATTCCCGCGCGCCGCGCCTGGAAGTCCTCGAAGTTGCTGCACGACGACACCTCCAGCCACTTGCCCACCCCCGGCGACCACGTCTCCAGGTCGTAGCACCGAGCGGCCGCGAAGCCCAGGTCGCCCGCGCACAGCGAGAGCACGCGGTAGGGCAGCTCCAGCGCGTCCAGCACCGCGGTGGCGTCGGTGACCAGCGTCTCCAGCTCGTCGTACGAGGTGTCCGGGTGCACGAACTTCACCATCTCCACCTTGTCGAACTGGTGCACGCGCAACAGGCCGCGCGTGTCGGCGCCATGGCTGCCCGCCTCGCGGCGGAAGCACGGGCTGTACGCGGTGTAACGGATGGGAAGCCGGTCGCGCTCCACCACCGACTCGCGCAGCAGGTTGGTCACCGGCACTTCGGCGGTGGGAACCAGGAAGAGGTCGTCCGCGCCGCAGTGGTACATGTCTTCCTCGTACTTGGGCAGCTGGCCGGTGCCGGTCATGGAGGCGCGGTGCACCAGGTACGGCACCAGCAGTTCCTCGTAACCCTGCTCGGCGTGGATATCGAGCATCATATTGATGAGTGCGCGGCACAGGAGCGCGCCGTCGCCGCGAAACACAATGAAGCCGCGCCCGGAGATGATGCGCCCGCCCTCGAGATCCAGGATGCCGAGCTTCTCGCCGATGTCCCAGTGCGCGAGCACGTCGTCGAAGGGCTTCTCCGCCTTGCCCACCGTGCGCACCACCACGTTATCGGCGGCGTCGGCGCCGTCGGGCGTGCTCTCGTGTGGGATGTTGGGAATGGTGAGGAGGATGGCGTCGAGCGTCTCCTCGATCTCCTTGTTGCGCGCCTCCAGCTGCTTGATGCGCGCGGAGGTCTCCTTCATGGCGGCGTGCAGGGGTGCGATGTCCTCGCCCGCCTGCTTGCGGCGGCCGATGTCCTCGGAGGCGAGGTTGCGCTGGCGCTTGAGTTCCTCGGATTGCTGCAGGTTGGCGATGTGTTCCGCGTCGAGCACAACCAGTTGCTCCACGTCGACGCTCGCGTGGCGGCGGCGCATCCCCTCGCGGAGCCGCTCGGGGTGTTCACGGATGAGACGGCGGTCGATCACAGAATCACGAGAGGCGGAACTCCTCGATCACCTCGCGTCCGCCCGCGTCGAGGATCTCGGTGGCCAGTGTGCGGCCGAGGTCTTCCTCGTTGCCGAGCGAACCCTTGACCATGCACTGGATCTTCTCGCTTCCGTCGGGATAGGCCAGCATGCCCTCCAGCTCGAGCGCCTTGCCCTCGATGCTCCCCAGCACCGCGACCGGCGCGCTGGGCTCCACGCCCAGGTACTCGAGGAAGGCCCACTCCGCGCGCAGCATGCTGTGGGTGGAGGGATCGTTGATGGCGTGAACCGCGTCGCGGAAATGCTCCTCGGAGGAACGAACCAGAACCGCCAGCGCCCCCTGTCCCGCCGGCGGGATGCACACCTGGTTGGTGAGCAGCTCGGTCACGAACTCCTGCTTGTTGAGGCGCTCCAGGTCGGCCGCGGCGATGACCGCGCAATCGATGCGGGAGTCCCGCACCTTCTGCAGGATGGAATCCACGCTGCCCTGCGCGCGCACGATACGCAGGTCCGGCCGATAATAGTGAAGCTGTGCCTCGCGGCTCATGCAGCAAACGGCCAGGAGGGCGTTCTCGTGCAGTTCGTCCAGAATGCAACCGTTGTTGGAGATGAGCGCGTCGTAGGGCGTGATGCGCGTGGTCAGCGCGCCGATGGTGAGCCCCGAGGGCATGTGCGTGGGCAGCGCCGAGGCGTCGAGAACCAGAACATCGGACTCGCCGCACAGGAGCTGATTCATCAGCAGGGCGTGGCGTTCCGGCGAAGCGGGCAGCGCGGTGGATCTCTTGAGGGATTCGGATTCCTGCGAGGCGACGAATTCAACCGGGGTCTTGGCGCCGTGCAGCGCGAGCAGTCGTACGACTTCGTCGAGCTGCACGCGCGACAGGAGATCGACGTCGCTTGCGATCCGACACGTCGTTTTCGTCGTCACTCAGAAACCGTCCGTCCGGAAGAGTGTACCGCGGCGTTAATCCGACCAGCGTGGGCGGAACGATACCACAGCCCTCGCGGGACCGTCAACGGCGTTACGGACCGACGGAGGTTCTGCGCTCGGGGATGTTGGCGGTGAAGGAGGACTGAAACGGGATCGTCTTGGCGATGCCGTGGTGCGGCACCGTCTCCGCGGTCTCGCGCCCCTCCACCATCATGCGCAGGAAGGAGACAAACGCAACCGTTACGAAACCGAGGCCGACGACAACCGGAAGCACCCATCCCATGGCCGCGCCGACGGCGAGCAGGGAGAAGAACGCCTGCATGCCGTACAGCACCACCAGCGTCCGGCGGGGCGAGAGCCCTGCGTCGCGCAACACGTGGTGCATATGTAGTGTATCCGCGCCGAACAGGGGCGAGCGCAGTACGATGCGGCGTGCGATGGCCAGCATCGTATCCAGCAGAGGCACGCCCAGCGCCATACACACCGCCGCGAAGGTATTCACGCTGGGGGCACGCATGGTGATCAGGCACGCGCCCAGCGACAGCAGAAGTCCGAGCAGCATGCTGCCGGTATCACCCATGTAGATGCGGCCGGGAG
It contains:
- the tsaB gene encoding tRNA (adenosine(37)-N6)-threonylcarbamoyltransferase complex dimerization subunit type 1 TsaB produces the protein MVTLAVDTSHPTGAVSLARDGAHLGTERFARPSSHLVALAHAVEKLLADASLTPRDVARVAVVVGPGSFTGLRIGLSFAKGLHAAGGADIVPIDSLRLLALPLLESHGCVCAMIDARRGEVYAAVYERAAGTEHREDAAATRVVVAPCALAPSAFFDALTVAPDAFVGSGTVAARAEIAARFPGAVFAPDSGNLPDTAFLAGIAPAMPALVEAAVRRLEPLYVRPSGAERVRLRRHGRDGGGDRG
- the tsaE gene encoding tRNA (adenosine(37)-N6)-threonylcarbamoyltransferase complex ATPase subunit type 1 TsaE, producing the protein MRRTTLYTLRTRTDGETERFGAALGERIRRGLAVCISGPLGAGKTVLVRGVCRGLGVEGPVVSPTFILMEMLEGRLSIAHVDLYRLEHERELEEIGVFDLADDDTTVVLAEWGERSPALLAAADVEIRIQPDGEQVRVITVAATAQAAEQIGGIPW
- a CDS encoding HNH endonuclease; the protein is MHTITNHDPAAGLRALSDRDLAACTERLARDERAATVQLLHHLNEISRRKLYLELGFSSLHDYCTRGLEYSSPSACRRIRAARCIKEFSSVLPLLESGELDLGTIALIEPVLTEDNHGAVVARVRGRTYRQVRRVVAEYGAPLAIPEERIEPVRALVTPSNVDQVLFDREIDRAMPHPSGRANGSWVVSEQKMFVQFLASEELMQQYEEAKMLLSHSHPDAGFAKALAVLLNEFIERHSPAARQRRREKKRAAAASGKSPTVGADGRHERSDTSRHIPASTRDEVFTRDEGQCTYVGPDSTRCQARHGLQIDHVRPWAAGGTHDTSNLRLLCAAHNRLAAEHTLGEQVMRRYWPRA
- the rimI gene encoding ribosomal protein S18-alanine N-acetyltransferase, with translation MGELVIEPLSLAHIPHVLEIERRLFPAPWTEGMFLQEVEEKWLSRSFAGLVDGAVVAYVVAWLMRDEVHVLNLAVVPEFQRRGFARRLLVHVLDLARAANCRMVTLEVRVSNTPAKLLYHSMGFAPVGIRRRYYHDNNEDALVMTLRLEPAS
- the serS gene encoding serine--tRNA ligase, with product MIDRRLIREHPERLREGMRRRHASVDVEQLVVLDAEHIANLQQSEELKRQRNLASEDIGRRKQAGEDIAPLHAAMKETSARIKQLEARNKEIEETLDAILLTIPNIPHESTPDGADAADNVVVRTVGKAEKPFDDVLAHWDIGEKLGILDLEGGRIISGRGFIVFRGDGALLCRALINMMLDIHAEQGYEELLVPYLVHRASMTGTGQLPKYEEDMYHCGADDLFLVPTAEVPVTNLLRESVVERDRLPIRYTAYSPCFRREAGSHGADTRGLLRVHQFDKVEMVKFVHPDTSYDELETLVTDATAVLDALELPYRVLSLCAGDLGFAAARCYDLETWSPGVGKWLEVSSCSNFEDFQARRAGIRIKKADTDKHKFVHTLNGSGLALPRVVASLLEVHQTPTGRVRIPARLRPYMRGREYLG
- a CDS encoding bifunctional response regulator/alkaline phosphatase family protein; the encoded protein is MNKRILWVDDEIELLKSHVLFLRDKGYQVETATNGADALTLVRGGKFDIMLLDESMPGRGGLDTLVEIKESDPGLPVVMITKNEEERLMDNAFGLKIDDYLLKPVSPLQIYSACKRILDAPRIQEERFSPDYIREFGEIGTMVQENTWDAWLRIHRRLCAWDREFDQYRRTGLESTHDDQRLQCAQHFGRFVEDNYRDWVASEKRPTMSPDIFPRFIAPHLQAGENVFFILIDCVRLDQWMVIEEFLGESFDVKWDFYCSILPTATPYSRNAIFSGLFPDDIARRFPDKWLERSTEETSKNKYEAYFLGEQMKRMRMDESKLRYVKIFTAAEAAETRKKVASLMNSQFVALVFNFVDILTHGRNQSEILQQLLPDEAAFRSLMRSWFSHSVLREILTDLARAGIKVVLTTDHGSILGRKASLVYGRRDTSTNLRYKYGDNLKCDERQAIMTRRPGEFRLPSESRTKSYVFAKEYYYFVYPTNFRDYEKAYEGSFQHGGVSLEEMVLPCLTLTPR
- a CDS encoding HAMP domain-containing histidine kinase yields the protein MASAPAGNIRFWLKGYLFIGVAVLFLAMLIYSNHLIARMRENSEATSRLFSRYLENVIFEVADDGSLANLRAVLQESDLPIIITIFEGRPILWSGVPVDERTEEDFEMLANMDVDNPPTPKLRRLVDLYREYDKQNAPIPIQVAGAGDVPTGWVHYGPSPLQRELRYMPFVLLGIFLVFMAVAIQGLRYLKLSEQRSIWVGLAKETAHQLGTPLSAMLGWVQVIRDRASEKGYDDIRGYVDEMEVDLGRLNKVTERFSKIGAAPERANILIESPLARTVAYFEKRLPSLRANSGITLTCEPGLRVLGNEELLEWVFENLIKNAVDALGEAGGTIAINARRDGSNVEVLVQDSGRGIPGALKDQIFRPGFSTKRRGWGLGLALTRRIVEEYHAGSIKLVESRAGKGTTFSVRLPAA